A single Aminobacterium mobile DSM 12262 DNA region contains:
- a CDS encoding acetyltransferase: protein MNKVSVIGAGGHAKVVISTLQTCGYLINAIYDDNAALWNTSIWDIPVIGGIHLLEEKSTAAIIAIGDNKVRQKIASRLPHIKWVTAIHPFSMVHSSVSIGEGSVVFAGTIIQPDVTIGKHVIVNTSASIDHDCNIGDFVHIAPGCHLAGNIQVKRGSLLGVGTTVIPNITINEWATVGAGSNVIASLKGNDIYVGNPAKRIKR from the coding sequence ATGAATAAAGTAAGTGTTATTGGGGCTGGTGGACATGCAAAAGTCGTTATTAGTACTTTACAAACTTGTGGATATCTTATAAATGCTATTTATGATGACAATGCCGCTTTATGGAATACTTCTATTTGGGACATACCGGTCATTGGAGGTATACATCTTTTAGAAGAAAAAAGCACTGCTGCTATTATTGCCATTGGGGACAATAAAGTTCGTCAAAAAATAGCCTCTCGTTTACCACATATTAAATGGGTTACAGCCATACATCCATTTTCTATGGTTCATTCTTCTGTCTCCATAGGAGAAGGAAGTGTCGTTTTTGCAGGAACGATAATACAACCAGATGTCACAATAGGGAAACATGTTATCGTTAACACAAGTGCATCGATAGATCATGATTGCAATATTGGGGATTTCGTACATATCGCTCCAGGATGCCATTTAGCTGGTAATATACAAGTTAAAAGAGGCTCCCTCCTCGGAGTGGGAACAACTGTCATTCCCAATATAACAATAAATGAATGGGCTACAGTAGGTGCTGGAAGTAACGTTATTGCCTCGTTGAAAGGCAACGATATTTACGTAGGGAATCCGGCAAAAAGAATAAAAAGGTGA
- a CDS encoding sugar transferase — MKTYRHGIYRRFFKRPLDFTLALLAIVVLSPIFLIIAALVKIKLGSPVIFKQQRPGLNEKIFTMYKFRTMTNEKDANGELLADSERLTKFGRILRSTSLDELPELLNVLKGEMSVVGPRPLLIEYVTLYNEQQRKRLHVLPGITGWAQVNGRNALTWEEKFALDTWYVENWSFMLDLKIIIKTILAVLRREGISAQGEVTMPRFTGNISALEKQREDYYE; from the coding sequence ATGAAAACGTATAGACACGGAATATATCGACGTTTTTTTAAAAGACCTTTGGATTTTACATTAGCACTACTAGCTATAGTAGTATTAAGTCCCATTTTTTTAATAATTGCAGCGCTAGTCAAAATAAAGCTTGGTAGCCCTGTCATTTTTAAACAACAAAGGCCTGGCCTCAACGAAAAAATCTTTACTATGTATAAGTTTAGAACAATGACGAATGAAAAAGATGCTAATGGAGAGTTGCTTGCGGATAGTGAGAGGCTTACAAAATTTGGAAGAATTCTTAGATCCACAAGTTTAGATGAACTGCCAGAACTCCTCAATGTTTTAAAAGGAGAGATGAGCGTTGTAGGCCCTCGCCCACTTTTAATTGAATATGTTACCCTTTACAACGAGCAACAACGGAAACGCCTTCATGTACTTCCAGGAATAACTGGTTGGGCCCAAGTAAATGGCAGAAACGCTTTAACGTGGGAAGAAAAGTTTGCATTAGATACGTGGTACGTAGAAAACTGGAGTTTTATGCTAGATCTAAAAATAATTATAAAAACGATTCTAGCAGTACTAAGGCGTGAAGGGATTTCTGCACAAGGTGAAGTCACAATGCCTCGTTTTACTGGAAATATCTCAGCACTAGAAAAGCAACGGGAAGATTATTATGAATAA
- a CDS encoding glycosyltransferase family 4 protein → MKLWWINQHARPPIFAGGTRHFNLAKRLCSLQNDIMIVNGTFDHLGNIVLPEEQFSGNSIFRTYDGVPFLSISLPQYSGNASLGRVRNMYSFYLKTIKVLSPNESKYGKPDIIIGSTVHPWAAYAGYKLSQMYNVPFVYEVRDLWPLTLIELGRIKKWNPLVFYFDKIDRILSRKASLIITTAPLMKKYYIERWKLPEEKFLWITNGTNIDVNSTNDSRDIIISSERKEGSDHLFRIVYTGALGQANGISEILETIQANKEKLKKFEFHFWGDGPLKESLSRYIKDNNLPCFIHHPVPKSQIGTVFNQADLLLFNLSSSSTTIFQYGISPNKLADYHASGKPILSIGQYARNPVLESGAGFAIPSAQNLPEALLKFQDLSTEERNRMSEKGLKYAQEYYDWEKLAEKLNTQLKKLV, encoded by the coding sequence ATGAAGCTTTGGTGGATAAACCAACACGCCCGCCCCCCTATATTTGCAGGAGGGACGAGACATTTTAATTTAGCAAAAAGGCTTTGTTCTTTACAAAATGATATCATGATTGTTAATGGAACTTTCGATCACTTAGGAAATATTGTTCTTCCAGAAGAACAATTCAGCGGCAATTCTATTTTCCGTACTTATGATGGGGTGCCATTCTTATCTATCAGTTTGCCTCAGTATAGCGGAAACGCATCTTTAGGGCGGGTAAGAAACATGTACTCTTTTTATCTTAAAACAATAAAGGTTCTCTCACCCAACGAATCTAAATATGGCAAGCCGGATATTATTATAGGATCGACTGTTCATCCATGGGCAGCCTATGCGGGCTATAAATTATCGCAAATGTATAACGTACCATTTGTTTACGAGGTCAGAGATTTATGGCCTTTGACCTTAATAGAACTTGGTAGAATTAAAAAATGGAATCCGTTGGTATTCTACTTTGACAAAATTGACAGAATTTTATCAAGAAAAGCTTCCTTAATTATTACAACGGCACCCCTTATGAAAAAATATTATATAGAGCGGTGGAAGCTCCCAGAAGAAAAGTTTTTATGGATAACAAATGGGACTAATATTGATGTTAATTCGACCAACGATTCTAGGGACATTATCATCTCCTCCGAAAGAAAAGAAGGATCTGACCATTTGTTTCGCATTGTTTATACAGGGGCATTAGGACAGGCCAATGGGATAAGTGAAATTCTAGAGACCATTCAAGCAAATAAAGAAAAACTTAAAAAGTTTGAATTTCATTTCTGGGGGGATGGACCTTTAAAAGAATCTCTATCTCGTTACATTAAAGATAACAACTTACCTTGTTTTATACACCATCCCGTACCCAAATCACAGATAGGAACTGTTTTTAACCAAGCAGATTTGCTGTTGTTTAATTTATCCTCATCGTCAACTACAATTTTTCAATATGGCATCAGTCCAAATAAATTAGCAGATTACCATGCTTCTGGTAAACCTATTCTTTCTATTGGACAATATGCGCGAAATCCAGTTTTAGAATCTGGTGCTGGATTTGCTATTCCATCAGCTCAAAACCTGCCAGAAGCTCTTTTGAAATTTCAGGACTTAAGCACTGAAGAAAGAAATAGAATGAGCGAAAAGGGCCTGAAGTACGCACAGGAATATTATGATTGGGAAAAGTTAGCAGAAAAGCTCAATACCCAACTTAAAAAACTCGTATAA
- a CDS encoding polysaccharide biosynthesis protein yields MSKSKRMLLIKLCIDIILGALAAYSAFALRIGLPLGKYAPRAFTYTYLSVFIKIAINFYFKLHRQSWRTVGTRDAMVLIKATITFALVASSISFLVGGAYNIPRSIPLIDALAYAVFMGASRFACRTMFERAVGKKVGVNKRRTLVIGAGEAGTMIVREMFRHPESGLVPVGFLDDDPMKRDTRFLGLDVFGAIKDLPHVVRHHGIEELVIAIPSAEGATVRRIIELAKKVNVQYRIIPGIYEVLSGKVSISLLRPVEVEDLLRREPVKLDIDSIAGYLTGKVVLITGAGGSIGSEICRQVCHFSPKLLILLGRGENSLFHIEQEIQEQYPDISSITIVADVRNKSKIEHIFEQYRPNVVFHAAAHKHVPMMETNPDEAILNNVGGTQNLVKSALCVNTRYFVNISTDKAVNPTSIMGASKRVAEMVVRKAAQEAKEGQHFISVRFGNVLGSRGSVVPTFREQIRRGGPVTVTHPDMTRYFMTIPEAAQLVLQAGGMDKNGQVFVLDMGEPVKIVDLAKDLIRLSGFEPDEDIEIVYTGIRPGEKLYEELLTAEEGTTATHHKKIFEAKSNDLPKDLENTINFLFEIANKGNGKEIKAALQEIVPRCKFGK; encoded by the coding sequence ATGTCTAAAAGTAAACGTATGCTTCTTATAAAACTTTGTATTGATATTATTCTTGGTGCCCTTGCCGCCTATAGCGCTTTCGCTCTCCGTATAGGTTTGCCCCTCGGGAAATATGCGCCACGGGCTTTTACCTACACCTATTTAAGCGTCTTTATCAAAATAGCCATTAACTTTTATTTTAAACTTCACCGTCAATCATGGCGTACTGTTGGTACTCGCGATGCCATGGTTCTTATTAAAGCTACTATTACCTTCGCTCTCGTTGCTTCTTCTATTTCTTTCTTAGTAGGCGGCGCTTACAATATTCCTCGCAGCATTCCCCTTATTGACGCCCTCGCTTACGCTGTTTTTATGGGAGCTAGCCGTTTCGCCTGTCGAACAATGTTCGAAAGAGCTGTAGGCAAAAAAGTTGGGGTTAATAAAAGAAGAACCCTTGTCATTGGTGCTGGGGAAGCTGGAACAATGATTGTTCGAGAAATGTTCCGCCACCCTGAATCAGGCCTTGTTCCTGTAGGTTTTCTTGACGACGACCCTATGAAACGAGATACTCGTTTTTTAGGCCTCGACGTATTTGGAGCCATTAAAGACCTTCCTCATGTGGTTCGTCATCACGGCATTGAGGAGCTTGTTATAGCCATACCATCAGCGGAAGGTGCTACAGTCCGCCGCATTATAGAGCTTGCGAAAAAAGTAAACGTTCAATACCGCATCATTCCAGGTATTTACGAAGTTCTGAGCGGGAAAGTTTCTATATCACTGCTTCGCCCTGTCGAAGTGGAAGATCTTCTTCGACGGGAACCGGTGAAGCTCGACATCGACTCTATTGCCGGCTACCTCACAGGTAAAGTGGTACTTATAACAGGGGCAGGAGGATCTATTGGCTCTGAAATTTGCCGGCAAGTATGCCACTTTTCTCCCAAACTTCTTATTCTCCTTGGCCGTGGTGAAAATAGCCTGTTTCACATAGAGCAAGAGATACAAGAACAGTATCCTGACATCTCTTCTATTACCATAGTAGCCGACGTACGGAACAAGTCTAAAATTGAACATATTTTTGAACAGTACAGGCCAAACGTAGTTTTTCACGCCGCAGCTCATAAACATGTACCTATGATGGAAACGAACCCTGACGAAGCTATTCTCAACAATGTGGGGGGAACACAGAATTTAGTAAAAAGCGCCTTATGTGTGAATACACGTTATTTTGTCAACATATCGACAGACAAAGCGGTAAACCCTACATCCATTATGGGAGCTTCTAAACGTGTAGCAGAAATGGTTGTACGGAAAGCCGCCCAAGAAGCTAAAGAGGGGCAACATTTTATCTCTGTACGTTTTGGAAACGTACTTGGCTCCCGAGGCAGTGTGGTCCCCACCTTTAGAGAACAAATTCGCAGAGGCGGCCCTGTAACTGTTACTCACCCTGACATGACACGATACTTCATGACAATTCCAGAAGCGGCGCAGCTTGTGCTCCAAGCAGGGGGCATGGACAAAAACGGACAGGTTTTCGTTCTTGACATGGGTGAACCTGTGAAAATAGTGGACCTGGCAAAAGACCTTATTCGCCTTTCGGGCTTTGAGCCTGACGAAGATATTGAAATTGTCTATACAGGCATCCGCCCCGGTGAAAAGCTTTACGAAGAACTTCTTACGGCAGAAGAAGGAACAACAGCAACCCACCATAAAAAGATATTTGAGGCAAAAAGCAATGATTTACCGAAAGATTTGGAAAACACTATTAATTTTTTATTTGAAATAGCAAACAAAGGAAATGGAAAGGAAATTAAAGCAGCCTTGCAAGAAATAGTGCCTCGATGTAAGTTTGGAAAATAA
- a CDS encoding DegT/DnrJ/EryC1/StrS family aminotransferase, which translates to MGNKIWLSSPHMSKEGYEMQYIQEAFDTNWIAPLGKNVDGFESELANRVGAKYAVALSSGTGAIHMALKAAGVDKGDIVFCQSLTFAATANPIIYQNATPVFIDSNYETWNMDPDALEKAFKKYPMVKAVLIVHLYGLSTDMDNIMSICNKHNATVIEDAAESLGTRYRGKHTGTFGEYGVFSFNGNKIITTSGGGMLVSNNEEKTKKVRFWATQARDKARHYQHSELGYNYRMSNIVAGIGRGQLKVLDQRIAKKKYIFEFYKKHLGQLDGIHFMPINTWNEPNYWLSCLTLSGNVKPLDIIEALEKNNIESRPIWKPMHMQPFFADYDYIGADVSEKLFENGVCLPSDTKMTDDDLHRVVNVIKKLW; encoded by the coding sequence ATGGGGAATAAAATTTGGCTTTCATCTCCACATATGAGCAAAGAAGGATATGAAATGCAATATATACAAGAAGCCTTTGACACGAATTGGATTGCCCCTCTTGGCAAAAATGTAGATGGTTTCGAAAGTGAATTGGCAAATCGGGTTGGCGCAAAATATGCCGTAGCATTGTCTTCTGGAACAGGTGCTATACATATGGCGCTTAAAGCGGCGGGGGTAGATAAGGGAGATATTGTGTTCTGCCAGAGCCTCACTTTTGCGGCAACAGCTAATCCCATTATTTACCAGAACGCAACGCCAGTTTTTATAGATAGTAATTATGAAACGTGGAACATGGACCCCGATGCGTTAGAGAAGGCTTTTAAGAAATATCCTATGGTAAAAGCTGTTTTAATTGTGCATCTTTATGGACTATCAACAGACATGGATAATATTATGAGCATTTGCAACAAGCATAACGCCACAGTTATTGAAGATGCTGCAGAGTCTTTGGGAACTCGCTATAGAGGCAAGCATACTGGTACTTTTGGCGAATATGGGGTGTTTAGTTTTAATGGAAACAAAATTATTACTACCTCAGGTGGTGGGATGCTTGTTTCTAATAATGAAGAAAAAACCAAAAAAGTACGCTTTTGGGCAACGCAAGCCAGAGACAAGGCAAGACACTATCAGCACAGCGAACTGGGATATAACTATCGCATGAGTAATATTGTTGCTGGTATTGGCAGGGGGCAACTAAAGGTGCTTGATCAACGGATTGCCAAGAAAAAATATATCTTTGAATTTTATAAAAAACACCTAGGCCAATTAGACGGCATTCACTTTATGCCAATAAACACTTGGAACGAACCGAATTATTGGCTATCGTGCCTGACTTTAAGTGGAAACGTAAAACCTCTTGATATTATCGAAGCTCTTGAAAAGAATAATATAGAATCAAGACCCATTTGGAAACCAATGCACATGCAGCCCTTCTTTGCAGATTATGATTATATTGGGGCAGATGTCTCAGAAAAACTGTTCGAAAACGGTGTTTGTCTTCCTTCTGATACAAAGATGACAGATGACGACTTACATAGAGTTGTTAATGTTATTAAAAAGCTATGGTAA
- a CDS encoding SDR family oxidoreductase: MSVYKNCLDLIQKKRRTWLITGVAGFIGSHVAQTLLLCNQRVVGLDNFSTGKQENIEEIKSAITPQQRENFTFSSGDIRDRELCFHLCKEADVILHQAALASVPASIEQPLTTHDVNVTGFLNILEGARQNKTRVVYASSSAIYGDEPGLPKIETMAPAPLSPYGLTKLQNEEYATLYTTLYNVPTVGLRYFNVFGPRQDPHGAYAAVIPAWITARLTQQPARIYGDGENTRDFCYIDNVVQANLLAATTENKNAFGLSFNVAGGHRLSLNELYAIINEIVSKKAHIHATAEPNYFSLRPGDIRHSYASLTLSERELGYTPIVTVREGLERTTQWFARLRD; this comes from the coding sequence ATGAGCGTATATAAAAATTGCCTCGACCTGATACAAAAAAAACGCCGCACCTGGCTTATCACCGGCGTTGCTGGTTTTATAGGCTCTCATGTGGCCCAAACCCTGCTTCTCTGTAATCAACGGGTTGTAGGGCTCGATAACTTCTCCACGGGGAAACAAGAGAATATAGAGGAAATAAAATCTGCGATCACTCCTCAACAAAGAGAAAACTTCACTTTCTCTTCCGGGGACATTCGAGATCGCGAGCTCTGTTTCCATCTCTGTAAAGAAGCAGACGTAATTCTTCATCAAGCCGCCCTTGCTTCTGTGCCAGCCTCAATAGAACAGCCTCTTACAACCCATGATGTGAACGTTACAGGCTTTCTAAATATATTAGAGGGCGCCCGACAGAACAAAACAAGGGTCGTGTATGCTTCGTCAAGTGCCATATATGGCGACGAGCCGGGCCTTCCTAAAATCGAAACAATGGCTCCTGCTCCCCTCTCTCCCTACGGCCTCACTAAACTTCAGAACGAAGAGTATGCAACTCTTTACACAACCCTTTATAACGTTCCCACAGTAGGGCTACGCTACTTTAACGTCTTCGGTCCGCGCCAAGATCCCCATGGTGCTTATGCCGCAGTTATTCCTGCGTGGATAACAGCCCGCCTCACTCAACAACCTGCTCGTATCTATGGAGATGGAGAAAATACTCGTGACTTCTGCTATATTGATAATGTCGTTCAAGCTAATTTACTCGCTGCCACAACGGAGAATAAAAATGCTTTTGGATTATCTTTTAATGTTGCAGGTGGACATCGACTCTCTCTTAACGAGCTTTATGCCATTATTAATGAAATAGTTTCTAAAAAAGCACATATCCACGCAACAGCTGAGCCGAACTATTTTTCCCTCCGCCCAGGAGATATTCGTCATTCTTACGCTTCTCTTACCCTCTCTGAACGGGAGCTTGGCTACACGCCTATTGTAACCGTGCGAGAAGGACTTGAACGCACAACACAGTGGTTTGCACGATTGAGAGATTAG